In one Streptomyces marincola genomic region, the following are encoded:
- a CDS encoding GNAT family N-acetyltransferase: MPAYDTGTDGGEDTADLDLPPDLTGAPAPYEEEHGHRDGPDLLDRVADWGPVPTPAGVLHLVPVRPERDLSLITTWMNDPVVDAFWLLAGPAERTAAHLAAQLDGDGRSVPCLGVLDGLPMSYWEVYRADLDPIARYYPSRLHDTGVHVLIGSAEDRGRGVGAALLRATAELVLRHRPRCSRVVAEPDVRNAASIAAFRAAGFRKAGEAELPDKRAALMIKDR; encoded by the coding sequence GTGCCCGCCTACGACACCGGCACCGACGGCGGCGAGGACACCGCCGACCTCGACCTGCCGCCCGACCTCACCGGGGCCCCGGCCCCCTACGAAGAGGAGCACGGCCACCGCGACGGCCCCGACCTGCTCGACCGGGTCGCCGACTGGGGCCCGGTGCCCACCCCTGCGGGTGTGCTGCACCTCGTCCCCGTGCGGCCGGAGCGGGACCTCTCGCTGATCACCACGTGGATGAACGACCCGGTGGTCGATGCCTTCTGGCTGCTGGCGGGGCCGGCCGAGCGCACCGCCGCGCACCTCGCGGCGCAGCTCGACGGCGACGGCCGCAGCGTGCCGTGCCTCGGCGTGCTCGACGGCCTCCCCATGAGCTACTGGGAGGTCTACCGCGCCGACCTCGACCCCATCGCCCGCTACTACCCCTCCCGGCTGCACGACACCGGCGTGCACGTCCTGATCGGCAGTGCCGAGGACCGCGGTCGCGGCGTCGGCGCCGCGCTGCTGCGTGCCACCGCGGAGCTGGTGCTGCGGCACCGGCCGCGCTGCTCGCGCGTGGTGGCCGAGCCCGACGTGCGCAACGCCGCCTCCATCGCCGCCTTCAGGGCCGCCGGCTTCCGCAAGGCGGGCGAGGCGGAACTGCCGGACAAGCGCGCCGCGCTCATGATCAAGGACCGCTGA
- a CDS encoding IucA/IucC family protein, whose product MHSTPESAWHEAGRRLLAKMLGEFAYEDVITPRADGSSAGAYRLPVGRGLTYRFRARRGAYGHWRVDPASITPAADPLEFVARAHDRLLGLSGDTTGHLIKELTATLSADVALAGDALSAAQLADLDHAALEGRQTGHPWLVANKGRLGFSAADTARWAPEARRAVSLPWLAAHRDLARYRGVPGLTGPERLYAEELSPATRALFARVVADEGRDPADYLWLPVHPWQWDETIVPLYAPQIAARALIPLPTDGDLRLPQQSIRTFLNVSRPAARSVKLPLSILNTLVWRGLPTERTLAAPAVTAWMHRIRAEDPFLAEETRVILLGETASVTVEHPLYDRLPGVPYQYRELLGCIWREPIGPSLGPQERARTLAALLSTDPDGRSLVAELVRRSGRAARDWLRHLFAALLPPLLHFLYRYGTVFSPHGENALVVFDADDVPVRLAVKDFVDDVNLSAEPLPEFDGMPAQVRDTLLTEPPAFLTQFIHAGLFVGVFRYLAPLAEEQLDVPESEFWSLVRAEILAYQQRFPDLKHRYETFDLLTPRIERLCLNRNRLHLDGYRDRARRPHAAVHGTVPNPLHTP is encoded by the coding sequence ATGCACAGCACACCCGAGTCGGCCTGGCACGAGGCGGGCCGCAGGCTGCTCGCCAAGATGCTCGGCGAGTTCGCCTACGAGGACGTCATCACGCCGCGGGCCGACGGCTCCTCGGCGGGCGCCTACCGGCTGCCGGTGGGGCGCGGCCTGACCTACCGGTTCCGTGCCCGGCGCGGCGCCTACGGCCACTGGCGCGTCGACCCCGCGTCGATCACCCCGGCCGCCGACCCGCTGGAGTTCGTCGCCCGTGCCCACGACCGGCTCCTCGGCCTGTCCGGCGACACCACGGGCCACCTCATCAAGGAGCTGACCGCCACCCTCAGCGCCGACGTCGCGCTCGCCGGCGACGCGCTCAGCGCCGCGCAGCTCGCCGATCTCGACCACGCCGCCCTCGAAGGGCGGCAGACCGGGCACCCGTGGCTCGTCGCCAACAAGGGGCGCCTCGGCTTCTCCGCCGCCGACACCGCCCGCTGGGCACCGGAGGCCCGCCGGGCGGTGTCGTTACCGTGGCTGGCCGCGCACCGGGACCTGGCGCGATACCGGGGCGTTCCGGGCCTGACCGGTCCAGAACGGCTCTACGCGGAGGAGCTGAGTCCGGCGACCCGTGCGCTGTTCGCCCGCGTCGTCGCCGATGAGGGCCGCGATCCGGCCGACTACCTGTGGCTCCCGGTCCACCCCTGGCAGTGGGACGAGACGATAGTCCCGCTCTACGCGCCGCAGATCGCGGCCCGCGCGCTGATACCCCTGCCGACCGATGGCGACCTGCGGCTGCCCCAGCAGTCGATCCGCACGTTCCTCAACGTCTCGCGGCCCGCGGCCCGCAGCGTCAAACTGCCGCTGTCCATTCTCAACACCCTCGTCTGGCGCGGCCTGCCGACCGAACGCACGCTCGCCGCCCCCGCCGTCACCGCCTGGATGCACCGGATACGGGCGGAGGACCCGTTCCTCGCGGAGGAGACGCGCGTCATCCTGCTCGGCGAGACCGCGTCCGTCACGGTGGAGCACCCGCTGTACGACCGGCTGCCCGGCGTTCCCTATCAGTACCGTGAGCTGCTGGGATGCATCTGGCGCGAGCCGATCGGGCCGAGCCTCGGCCCGCAGGAGCGGGCGCGGACCCTCGCGGCCCTGCTCTCGACCGATCCCGACGGCAGGTCCCTCGTCGCCGAGCTGGTCCGGCGCTCCGGGCGGGCCGCGCGCGACTGGCTGCGGCACCTGTTCGCCGCGCTGCTGCCCCCGCTGCTGCACTTCCTGTACCGCTACGGAACGGTGTTCTCGCCCCACGGCGAGAACGCGCTGGTCGTCTTCGACGCGGACGACGTCCCCGTGCGCCTGGCCGTCAAGGACTTCGTGGACGACGTCAACCTCAGCGCCGAGCCACTGCCCGAGTTCGACGGGATGCCCGCGCAGGTCCGTGACACCCTGCTGACCGAACCGCCGGCGTTCCTCACCCAGTTCATCCACGCCGGTCTTTTCGTCGGCGTCTTCCGCTACCTCGCGCCGCTCGCCGAGGAGCAACTGGATGTTCCCGAGAGCGAGTTCTGGTCACTCGTTCGGGCGGAGATCCTGGCTTACCAGCAGCGCTTCCCCGATCTCAAGCACCGGTACGAGACCTTCGACCTGCTGACGCCGCGCATCGAGCGGCTGTGCCTCAACCGGAACCGGCTGCACCTCGACGGCTACCGCGACCGCGCGCGGCGTCCGCACGCGGCCGTGCACGGCACCGTCCCGAACCCGCTCCACACGCCGTGA
- a CDS encoding ATP-dependent DNA helicase, producing MTATSGGPGLHDLLHAAVLAVKGTERPGQVAMAEAVAEAIEGNTHLLVQAGTGTGKSLGYLVPAIARGDRVIVATATLALQRQLIERDLPRTVEALHPVLRRRPEFATLKGRSNYLCLHRLHEGVPQDDEDGLFDQFEAAQSFPGGPTSKLGKDLLRLREWADETESGDRDALTPGVSDRAWAQVSVSSRECLGASKCAYGAECFAEAARERAKLAEVIVTNHALLAIDAIEGAPVLPQHDVLIIDEAHELVSRVTGVATGELTPGGVQRAVRRCAKLIDEKVADQLLAAAETFERLMELALPGRLEKIPDDLGYALAALRDASRAAITAIGGTRDSSLSDEDAVRKQALASIESVQQVSERIVQGSEFDVVWYERHDRYGASLRVAPLSVSGLLREKLFEDRSVVLTSATLKLGGDFNGVGASLGLAPEGEHGEELPEWKGLDVGSPFDYRKQGILYVAQHLSAPGREGSRGDMLDELAELIEAAGGRTLGLFSSMRGAQAAAEELRGRLDLPILLQGEETLGELIRAFAADAETCLFGTLSLWQGVDVPGVNCQLVVMDRIPFPRPDDPLISARQKAVEEAGGNGFMAVAASHAALLMAQGAGRLVRATDDRGVVAVLDPRLAKARYGSFLRASMPDFWYTTDRNQVRRSLAAIDAAARAAAAS from the coding sequence ATGACTGCGACATCCGGGGGGCCCGGCCTCCACGACCTGCTGCACGCCGCCGTTCTCGCCGTCAAGGGCACCGAGCGCCCCGGCCAGGTCGCCATGGCGGAGGCCGTTGCCGAGGCGATCGAGGGCAACACCCACCTGCTGGTGCAGGCGGGCACCGGCACCGGCAAGTCCCTCGGATATCTGGTGCCCGCGATCGCGCGGGGCGACCGCGTGATCGTGGCGACGGCCACGCTCGCACTCCAGCGCCAGCTGATCGAACGCGACCTGCCGCGCACCGTGGAGGCGCTGCACCCGGTGCTGCGCCGCCGCCCCGAGTTCGCGACGCTGAAGGGCCGGTCCAACTACCTGTGCCTGCACCGCCTGCACGAGGGCGTGCCGCAGGACGACGAGGACGGCCTGTTCGACCAGTTCGAGGCGGCGCAGTCGTTCCCTGGCGGGCCGACAAGCAAGCTGGGCAAGGACCTGCTGCGGCTGCGCGAGTGGGCCGACGAGACGGAGTCGGGGGATCGCGACGCCCTCACCCCCGGGGTGTCCGACCGGGCCTGGGCGCAGGTCTCCGTCTCGTCCCGCGAGTGCCTGGGGGCGAGCAAGTGCGCCTACGGCGCGGAGTGCTTCGCCGAGGCCGCGAGGGAGCGGGCCAAGCTCGCCGAGGTGATCGTCACCAACCACGCGTTGCTGGCCATCGACGCGATCGAGGGCGCTCCCGTGCTGCCCCAGCACGACGTGCTGATCATCGATGAGGCGCACGAGCTGGTGTCGCGGGTCACGGGAGTGGCCACGGGGGAGCTGACGCCCGGCGGTGTCCAGCGCGCGGTGCGGCGCTGCGCCAAGCTCATCGACGAGAAGGTCGCCGATCAGTTGCTGGCAGCCGCCGAGACGTTCGAGCGCCTGATGGAGCTGGCCCTCCCCGGCCGCCTGGAGAAGATCCCGGACGATCTCGGCTACGCGCTGGCCGCGCTCCGCGATGCCTCGCGGGCCGCGATCACGGCCATCGGAGGCACCCGGGACTCCTCGTTGTCGGACGAGGACGCCGTGCGCAAGCAGGCGCTGGCCTCCATCGAGTCCGTGCAGCAGGTCTCCGAGCGCATCGTGCAGGGCTCGGAGTTCGACGTGGTGTGGTACGAGCGGCACGACCGCTACGGGGCTTCTCTGCGGGTGGCCCCGCTGTCGGTGTCAGGGCTGCTGCGGGAGAAGCTGTTCGAGGACAGGTCGGTGGTGCTCACCTCCGCGACGCTCAAACTCGGCGGCGACTTCAACGGGGTCGGGGCGTCGCTCGGGCTGGCCCCGGAGGGGGAGCACGGCGAGGAGCTGCCCGAGTGGAAAGGGCTGGACGTGGGCTCGCCGTTCGACTACCGGAAGCAGGGCATCCTGTACGTCGCGCAGCACCTTTCGGCACCGGGACGCGAGGGCAGCCGCGGGGACATGCTCGACGAGCTGGCGGAGTTGATCGAGGCGGCCGGCGGACGCACCCTCGGTCTGTTCTCCTCGATGCGTGGTGCCCAGGCCGCGGCCGAGGAGCTGCGCGGGCGGCTCGACCTGCCCATTCTTCTTCAGGGCGAGGAAACGCTGGGCGAGCTGATCAGGGCGTTCGCCGCGGACGCGGAGACGTGTCTGTTCGGCACGCTCTCCCTGTGGCAGGGCGTCGACGTACCGGGGGTGAACTGCCAGCTGGTGGTCATGGACCGCATTCCGTTCCCGCGGCCGGACGACCCGTTGATCAGTGCCAGGCAGAAGGCCGTGGAGGAGGCCGGAGGAAACGGCTTCATGGCGGTGGCCGCGAGCCACGCGGCGCTGTTGATGGCGCAGGGGGCCGGGCGTCTGGTGCGGGCCACGGACGACCGGGGAGTGGTCGCCGTACTCGACCCGCGGTTGGCCAAGGCGAGGTACGGGAGTTTCCTGCGGGCGTCCATGCCCGACTTCTGGTACACCACGGACCGGAACCAGGTGCGCCGTTCCCTCGCAGCGATCGACGCGGCAGCGCGAGCCGCCGCCGCGTCGTGA
- the lexA gene encoding transcriptional repressor LexA, whose product MTTAADDAITAAERRQDRLGAPTAPPSRSLPGRPPGIRADSSGLTDRQRRVIEVIRDSVQRRGYPPSMREIGQAVGLSSTSSVAHQLMALERKGFLRRDPHRPRAYEVRGAETPAPQATDTAGKPAASYVPLLGRIAAGGPILAEESVEDVFPLPRQLVGDGELFVLKVVGDSMIEAAICDGDWVTVRRQPVAENGDIVAAMLDGEATVKRFKREEGQIWLLPHNAAYQPIAGDEATILGKVVAVMRRI is encoded by the coding sequence ATGACCACCGCAGCAGACGACGCCATCACCGCCGCTGAGCGCCGCCAGGACCGGCTCGGGGCCCCCACGGCGCCCCCGAGCCGTTCGCTGCCCGGCCGACCTCCCGGCATCCGAGCGGACAGCTCCGGCCTCACCGACCGTCAGCGCCGGGTCATCGAGGTCATCCGCGACTCCGTGCAGCGCCGCGGCTACCCGCCGTCGATGCGGGAGATCGGCCAGGCGGTCGGCCTCTCCAGCACCTCGTCCGTGGCGCATCAGCTGATGGCCCTGGAGCGCAAGGGCTTCCTGCGCAGGGACCCGCACCGCCCCCGGGCCTACGAGGTGCGGGGCGCCGAGACACCGGCCCCCCAGGCGACGGACACGGCCGGCAAGCCGGCCGCCTCGTACGTCCCTCTCCTCGGCCGTATCGCCGCGGGTGGTCCGATCCTGGCCGAGGAGTCCGTCGAGGACGTCTTCCCCCTGCCCCGGCAGCTCGTCGGTGACGGTGAGCTGTTCGTGCTCAAGGTCGTGGGGGACTCGATGATCGAGGCGGCCATCTGCGACGGCGACTGGGTCACCGTGCGTCGCCAGCCCGTCGCGGAGAACGGGGACATCGTGGCCGCCATGCTCGACGGCGAGGCCACGGTCAAGCGCTTCAAGCGGGAGGAAGGCCAGATCTGGCTGCTCCCGCACAACGCGGCCTACCAGCCCATCGCGGGCGACGAGGCGACGATCCTCGGCAAGGTCGTCGCCGTCATGCGCAGGATCTGA
- the nrdR gene encoding transcriptional regulator NrdR: MHCPFCRHPDSRVVDSRTADDGTMIRRRRQCQNCSRRFTTVETASLLVIKRSGVTEPFSRDKVIAGVRKACQGRPVTADALAQLGQRVEEAVRATGSAELSTHDVGLAILGPLRELDLVAYLRFASVYRAFDSLEDFEAAIAELREGAPDAPRGARPAAEAGGGTGPAGRPAGAAG; encoded by the coding sequence GTGCACTGCCCCTTCTGCCGCCATCCCGACAGCCGTGTCGTCGACAGCCGCACCGCGGACGACGGCACGATGATCCGCCGCCGGCGGCAGTGCCAGAACTGCTCCCGCCGCTTCACGACGGTCGAGACGGCGTCACTGCTGGTCATCAAGCGCAGCGGGGTGACCGAGCCGTTCAGCCGGGACAAGGTCATCGCCGGCGTCCGCAAGGCGTGCCAGGGGCGGCCGGTCACCGCGGACGCGCTCGCGCAGCTCGGGCAGCGGGTGGAGGAGGCCGTGCGGGCCACCGGCAGCGCCGAGCTGTCCACCCATGACGTCGGGCTGGCGATACTCGGCCCGCTGCGGGAGCTGGACCTGGTGGCGTACCTGCGTTTCGCGTCCGTCTACCGGGCGTTCGACTCGCTTGAGGACTTCGAGGCCGCCATCGCCGAGCTACGCGAAGGCGCTCCGGACGCGCCCCGCGGGGCGCGACCGGCCGCGGAGGCGGGCGGGGGCACCGGACCCGCGGGCCGGCCCGCGGGCGCCGCCGGCTGA
- a CDS encoding vitamin B12-dependent ribonucleotide reductase — translation MTETTSGPARGSRAKGGKGGKGLRIERIHTTPGVHPYDEVVWERRDVVMTNWRDGSVNFEQRGVEFPAFWSVNAVNIVTSKYFRGAVGTPQRETGLKQLIDRVVKTYRGAGEEFGYFASPADADIFEHELAYALLHQIFSFNSPVWFNVGTKQPQQVSACFILSVDDSMESILDWYKEEGMIFKGGSGAGLNLSRIRSSKELLSSGGNASGPVSFMRGADASAGTIKSGGATRRAAKMVVLDVDHPDIEAFIDTKVKEEEKIRALRDAGFDMDLGGDDITSVQYQNANNSVRVTDEFMRAVESGSKFGLRARISGEVIEEVDAAALFRRMAEAAHACADPGIQYDDVINHWHTSPESGRISASNPCSEYMHLDNSSCNLASLNLMKFLNDDDGDQSFDAARFAKVVELVITAMDISICFADFPTRKIGETTRAFRQLGIGYANLGALLMATGHAYDSDGGRALAGAITSLMTGTSYRRSAELAAVVGPYEGYARNADAHNRVMRQHADANAAAKRMDDLDTPVWAAATDAWQEVLRLGKKNGFRNAQASVLAPTGTIGLMMDCDTTGVEPDLALVKFKKLVGGGSMQIVNNTVPKALKRLGYQPEQIEAIVAHIAEHGNVIDAPGLRTEHYEVFDCAMGERSIAPMGHVRMMAAAQPFLSGAISKTVNMPSTSTVDDVAEIYLQGWKLGVKALAVYVENSKVGQPLSAKKKDEAKQPEQAREPEKVVEYRPVRRRLPKGRPGITTSFTVGGAEGYMTANSYPDDGLGEVFLKMSKQGSTLAGMMDAFSIAVSVGLQYGVPLETYVSKFTNMRFEPAGMTDDQDVRMAQSIVDYIFRRLALDFLPFETRSALGIHTATERKRHVETGSYEPADEELGTLDVEGLSQSAPVQDTGDAPESAREEQRAADAADSRPAPREAHSSTELLEMQLGLNADAPLCLSCGTKMRRAGSCYLCEGCGSTSGCS, via the coding sequence ATGACTGAGACGACGAGCGGCCCGGCACGTGGTTCACGGGCCAAGGGCGGCAAGGGTGGCAAGGGCCTGCGCATCGAGCGCATCCACACCACTCCCGGCGTGCACCCGTATGACGAGGTGGTCTGGGAGCGCCGTGACGTCGTCATGACCAACTGGCGCGACGGCTCGGTCAACTTCGAGCAGCGCGGTGTGGAGTTCCCCGCCTTCTGGTCGGTCAACGCGGTCAACATCGTCACCAGCAAGTACTTCCGCGGCGCGGTCGGCACCCCGCAGCGGGAGACCGGTCTGAAGCAGCTCATCGACCGCGTGGTGAAGACCTACCGCGGCGCGGGCGAGGAGTTCGGCTACTTCGCGTCCCCGGCGGACGCCGACATCTTCGAGCACGAACTGGCGTACGCGCTGCTCCACCAGATCTTCAGCTTCAACTCGCCGGTGTGGTTCAACGTCGGCACCAAGCAGCCGCAGCAGGTCAGCGCCTGTTTCATCCTCTCCGTCGACGACTCGATGGAGTCGATCCTCGACTGGTACAAGGAAGAGGGGATGATCTTCAAGGGCGGTTCCGGCGCCGGGCTGAACCTCTCGCGCATCCGCTCGTCCAAGGAGCTCCTGTCCTCCGGGGGGAACGCCTCGGGGCCCGTCTCGTTCATGCGCGGCGCCGATGCCTCGGCGGGGACCATCAAGTCGGGCGGCGCCACGCGGCGTGCGGCGAAGATGGTCGTCCTGGACGTCGACCACCCGGACATCGAGGCGTTCATCGACACCAAGGTCAAGGAAGAGGAGAAGATCCGCGCCCTGCGCGACGCGGGCTTCGACATGGACCTGGGCGGCGACGACATCACGTCCGTCCAGTACCAGAACGCGAACAACTCGGTGCGCGTCACCGACGAGTTCATGCGCGCGGTGGAGTCGGGTTCCAAATTCGGCCTGCGCGCGCGGATCAGCGGTGAGGTGATCGAGGAGGTCGACGCCGCCGCGCTGTTCCGGCGGATGGCCGAGGCCGCGCACGCCTGCGCGGACCCGGGCATCCAGTACGACGACGTGATCAACCACTGGCACACCTCGCCGGAGTCGGGCCGCATCTCCGCGTCCAACCCGTGCAGCGAGTACATGCACCTGGACAACTCCTCGTGCAACCTCGCCTCGCTGAACCTCATGAAGTTCCTCAACGACGACGACGGGGACCAGTCCTTCGACGCGGCGCGTTTCGCCAAGGTCGTGGAGCTGGTCATCACCGCGATGGACATCTCCATCTGCTTCGCCGACTTCCCGACCCGGAAGATCGGCGAGACCACGCGGGCGTTCCGGCAGCTCGGCATCGGGTACGCCAACCTCGGCGCGCTGCTGATGGCCACCGGCCACGCCTACGACTCCGACGGCGGCCGGGCCCTCGCGGGAGCCATCACCTCCCTCATGACGGGGACGTCCTACCGCCGCTCCGCCGAACTCGCCGCCGTGGTCGGCCCCTACGAGGGCTACGCGCGCAACGCCGACGCGCACAACCGCGTGATGCGGCAGCACGCGGACGCGAACGCCGCGGCCAAGCGGATGGACGACCTGGACACGCCGGTGTGGGCCGCGGCCACCGACGCGTGGCAGGAAGTGCTGCGCCTCGGCAAGAAGAACGGTTTCCGCAACGCGCAGGCGTCCGTCCTGGCGCCGACCGGGACCATCGGGCTGATGATGGACTGCGACACCACCGGGGTCGAGCCCGACCTGGCGCTGGTCAAGTTCAAGAAGCTGGTCGGCGGCGGCTCGATGCAGATCGTCAACAACACGGTGCCCAAGGCCCTCAAGCGCCTCGGTTACCAGCCGGAGCAGATCGAGGCGATCGTCGCGCACATCGCCGAGCACGGCAATGTGATCGACGCGCCCGGCCTCAGGACCGAGCACTACGAGGTCTTCGACTGCGCGATGGGCGAGCGGTCGATCGCTCCGATGGGGCACGTGCGCATGATGGCCGCGGCCCAGCCGTTCCTCAGCGGCGCGATCTCCAAGACGGTCAACATGCCGAGCACCAGCACGGTCGACGACGTCGCGGAGATCTACCTCCAGGGCTGGAAGCTGGGCGTCAAGGCGCTCGCGGTCTACGTCGAGAACAGCAAGGTCGGCCAGCCGCTGTCCGCGAAGAAGAAGGACGAGGCCAAGCAGCCCGAGCAGGCGCGGGAGCCGGAGAAGGTCGTGGAGTACCGGCCGGTCCGCAGGCGCCTCCCCAAGGGCCGCCCGGGAATCACCACCTCCTTCACGGTGGGTGGTGCCGAGGGCTACATGACGGCCAACTCCTACCCGGACGACGGTCTGGGCGAGGTCTTTTTGAAGATGTCGAAGCAGGGATCCACCCTGGCGGGCATGATGGACGCCTTCTCGATCGCCGTGTCGGTCGGCCTCCAGTACGGGGTGCCGCTGGAGACGTACGTCTCCAAGTTCACCAACATGCGCTTCGAGCCGGCCGGGATGACGGACGACCAGGACGTGCGGATGGCGCAGTCCATCGTGGACTACATCTTCCGCAGGCTCGCCCTCGACTTCCTGCCCTTCGAGACCCGCTCGGCCCTGGGCATCCACACCGCGACCGAGCGCAAGCGGCACGTGGAGACGGGCTCGTACGAGCCGGCCGACGAGGAACTGGGCACCCTGGACGTGGAGGGCCTTTCCCAGTCGGCGCCCGTGCAGGACACCGGGGACGCGCCGGAGTCCGCCCGCGAGGAGCAGCGGGCCGCCGATGCGGCGGACAGCCGCCCGGCCCCGCGCGAGGCGCACAGCTCGACCGAGCTGCTGGAGATGCAACTCGGGTTGAACGCCGACGCCCCGCTGTGCCTGTCCTGCGGCACCAAGATGCGCCGTGCGGGCAGCTGCTACCTGTGCGAGGGCTGCGGCTCGACGAGCGGTTGCAGCTGA
- a CDS encoding YdbC family protein, protein MLVKWMRCTVVDRVGFERGQRKWAGLPGEPGFRAQGGGWSRTRPGVVHLFGFWESRAFYDSFMARSHDRLAAAQNGTYQDMRVRLFQYRFDVKMGFEPKFTDADLLRVAHCTVHDDRAEHFALMQEKVWNPAMAGSPGMLRGVFAEAEPESEFLVLSMWDSAAERAKYRAERVERLALRAQTGADVAAITGDVIDMEPGWTV, encoded by the coding sequence GTGCTGGTCAAGTGGATGCGGTGCACGGTGGTCGACCGAGTCGGCTTCGAGCGCGGGCAGCGGAAGTGGGCGGGGCTGCCGGGCGAGCCCGGGTTCCGGGCCCAGGGCGGTGGGTGGAGCCGGACGCGGCCGGGTGTGGTGCACCTTTTCGGCTTCTGGGAGAGCCGGGCGTTCTACGACTCGTTCATGGCACGCTCGCACGACCGGCTGGCCGCCGCGCAGAACGGTACGTATCAGGACATGCGGGTGCGCCTGTTCCAGTACCGCTTCGACGTGAAGATGGGCTTCGAACCGAAGTTCACGGACGCGGACCTGCTGCGCGTCGCGCACTGCACCGTGCACGACGACCGCGCCGAGCATTTCGCCCTGATGCAGGAGAAGGTGTGGAACCCGGCGATGGCCGGGTCGCCAGGCATGCTGCGCGGAGTGTTCGCCGAGGCGGAACCGGAGAGCGAGTTCCTCGTGCTGTCCATGTGGGACTCGGCCGCCGAGCGGGCCAAGTACCGTGCCGAACGCGTCGAACGGCTGGCGCTGCGCGCCCAGACCGGGGCCGACGTGGCGGCCATCACCGGTGATGTCATCGACATGGAACCCGGCTGGACCGTCTGA
- a CDS encoding histidine phosphatase family protein, whose protein sequence is MAQPRRIVLLRHGESQGNWDDSVYERVPDHALELTEKGRRQAEAAGAHLRELFGEERVSAYVSPYRRTHQTFRALALDPTRVRVREEPRLREQDWGNWQDRADVLRQKRARDAYGHFFYRFAQGESGADVYDRVGAFLESLWRSFEKPDHPPNVLLVTHGLTMRLFCMRWLHWTVAEFESLSNPGNGETRELLLGSDRRYHLDRPFERWHTPERPFEGWCA, encoded by the coding sequence ATGGCACAGCCTCGGCGTATCGTCCTGCTCCGGCACGGAGAGTCCCAGGGGAACTGGGACGACTCGGTGTACGAGCGTGTTCCCGACCACGCGTTGGAACTGACGGAGAAGGGCAGGCGGCAGGCCGAGGCGGCGGGGGCGCACCTGCGGGAACTCTTCGGTGAGGAGAGGGTGTCGGCGTACGTGTCGCCGTACCGGCGCACCCATCAGACCTTCCGGGCGCTGGCCCTCGATCCCACCCGGGTCCGGGTCCGCGAGGAGCCGAGGCTGCGGGAACAGGACTGGGGCAACTGGCAGGACCGGGCCGATGTGCTGCGGCAGAAGCGGGCGCGGGACGCCTACGGGCACTTCTTCTACCGGTTCGCCCAGGGGGAGTCGGGGGCGGATGTGTACGACCGCGTCGGGGCGTTCCTCGAAAGTCTGTGGCGCAGTTTCGAGAAACCCGACCATCCGCCGAACGTCCTGCTGGTGACGCACGGCCTGACCATGCGGCTGTTCTGCATGCGCTGGCTGCACTGGACCGTCGCCGAGTTCGAGTCGTTGTCCAACCCGGGCAACGGCGAGACGCGCGAACTGCTGCTCGGCTCCGATCGCCGGTACCACCTCGACCGGCCCTTCGAGCGCTGGCACACGCCCGAGCGGCCCTTCGAGGGCTGGTGCGCGTAG
- a CDS encoding ribonuclease HII: MPYEPPTHRVERSIRATTGARVVAGVDEVGRGAWAGPVTVCAAVTGLRRPPEGLTDSKLLTPLRRTALAEVLTGWVTQHALGHASAEEIDALGMTAALRLAAVRALEALPERPDAVILDGKHDYLGEPWNVRTVVKGDQSCVAVAAASVIAKVSRDAMLAALAPECPEYDFASNAGYPSPVHKSALEEHGPTRHHRRSWAYLDALPRWRHLRLPSPREAKAADSLEDAGQLGIF, translated from the coding sequence ATGCCGTACGAGCCTCCCACCCACCGCGTCGAGCGGTCGATTCGTGCCACCACGGGCGCCCGCGTCGTCGCCGGGGTCGACGAAGTCGGCCGTGGTGCCTGGGCGGGCCCCGTGACCGTGTGCGCCGCGGTGACGGGTCTGCGCAGGCCCCCGGAGGGCCTGACCGATTCCAAACTGCTGACGCCGCTGCGGAGAACGGCGCTGGCCGAGGTGCTGACCGGATGGGTGACCCAGCACGCGCTGGGGCACGCCTCCGCCGAGGAGATCGACGCGCTCGGCATGACGGCGGCGCTCCGCCTCGCCGCGGTCCGGGCCCTTGAGGCGCTCCCGGAACGGCCCGACGCGGTGATCCTGGACGGCAAGCACGACTACCTGGGAGAGCCGTGGAACGTGCGCACGGTCGTCAAGGGGGACCAGTCGTGCGTCGCGGTGGCCGCGGCGTCCGTCATCGCCAAGGTGAGCAGGGACGCCATGCTGGCCGCGCTGGCCCCCGAGTGCCCCGAGTACGACTTCGCCAGCAACGCCGGGTATCCCTCCCCGGTGCACAAGTCCGCGCTGGAGGAGCACGGGCCCACTCGGCACCACCGTCGGTCGTGGGCCTACCTGGACGCGCTCCCTCGCTGGCGTCATCTCAGACTCCCCTCCCCGCGCGAGGCGAAGGCCGCCGATTCCCTGGAGGACGCCGGCCAGCTCGGCATCTTCTGA